A DNA window from Arachis hypogaea cultivar Tifrunner chromosome 18, arahy.Tifrunner.gnm2.J5K5, whole genome shotgun sequence contains the following coding sequences:
- the LOC112770629 gene encoding uncharacterized protein: MGGKGGCCVTRYATGAYDMSKMEKIMLRFRPIAPKPVAGSDGSSSESGDAFSRSAGRVAKRKYTKDGSGSNRRRRKTAASASAKVSPLSPAVTLPLLPETPDPKEDILPVVKEDAVPVSWFGFGEPTSPAKGSVVVLTVECVTDTWQKERGSSNEETMKVKLSQDTCPGFISDGYGNVTWTNGAFNGMVGGSGCDEGKGRVWLVTNVVSAAVASAPYCGGFTCRVRVQREDSNTDLTVPCDVWRIIDGSGFAWKLDVNAALTLSLAL; the protein is encoded by the coding sequence ATGGGAGGTAAAGGTGGTTGTTGTGTAACGAGATATGCAACCGGTGCTTACGATATGTCCAAAATGGAGAAGATAATGCTTAGGTTTCGTCCTATAGCTCCTAAGCCAGTCGCCGGTTCCGACGGTTCTTCATCGGAGAGCGGCGACGCTTTTTCCAGATCCGCCGGAAGAGTAGCCAAAAGAAAGTACACAAAGGACGGAAGCGGAAGCAACCGTCGGAGGAGGAAAACCGCAGCGTCGGCTTCGGCTAAAGTTTCGCCGTTGTCGCCAGCGGTGACTCTGCCGTTGCTTCCGGAGACTCCGGATCCGAAGGAGGATATACTTCCGGTGGTGAAGGAGGACGCCGTGCCGGTGTCATGGTTTGGTTTCGGCGAGCCAACGTCACCGGCGAAGGGATCGGTAGTGGTGTTGACTGTGGAGTGTGTGACGGACACGTGGCAAAAGGAGAGAGGAAGTTCGAACGAGGAGACGATGAAAGTGAAGCTTAGTCAAGACACGTGTCCGGGTTTTATATCTGACGGTTACGGGAACGTGACGTGGACAAACGGCGCGTTTAACGGAATGGTTGGTGGTAGTGGTTGTGacgagggaaagggaagagtgtgGCTAGTGACGAACGTTGTTTCTGCAGCTGTTGCGAGTGCACCGTACTGCGGTGGGTTCACGTGCAGGGTACGGGTGCAGAGAGAAGATAGCAACACTGATCTGACGGTTCCCTGTGATGTTTGGAGAATAATCGACGGTTCTGGATTTGCATGGAAATTAGACGTTAACGCTGCACTTACCTTGAGCTTGGCCTTGTAA